A region from the Cydia fagiglandana chromosome 23, ilCydFagi1.1, whole genome shotgun sequence genome encodes:
- the LOC134675886 gene encoding sprouty-related, EVH1 domain-containing protein 1 isoform X1: protein MTEASENVCVVRVRAQVMCRDEGTGGWVALGGGGLADVMVGKRQRAAGGDSNGDTSSSSANAPTHDFFIHGKRISDNMVVLECTIKKDFQYNKVMPTFHHWVTEEKRFGLTFQTAADARAFDRGVRTAIEELLDGLGGAWPALHAYKKHNPAPADEDEEQNIFECLNLPTDSRSSSENSTASRVRHAHDLTQTPILSAINLPRHHDTIKTYEIQYEDKMADDDPERCPYVHLSAVHEYTYPQVGPGGIISSEKSSPNTKPPLLKRDSGSIKKHPYSGPPPLPDKKPTETFQARLKCRHCHEWYLESANRAGACEFAPDAFKTCIDAVSCIKCAQCMLYHCMSDAEGDFAMHPCACAPTDHACAKRWVGLALLSLLVPCLCCYAPLRCLHRACARAHVAGAAHRPSARDQ from the exons TGTCTGCGTGGTGCGTGTGCGGGCGCAAGTGATGTGTCGCGACGAAGGCACCGGCGGCTGGGTCGCCCTCGGGGGCGGAGGCCTGGCCGACGTGATGGTGGGCAAGCGGCAGCGCGCGGCAG GGGGCGACAGTAACGGCGACACGTCATCATCGTCCGCAAACGCACCGACACACGATTTCTTCATACACGGAAAACGGATCAGCGACAACatg GTGGTATTAGAATGCACAATAAAGAAGGATTTCCAATACAACAAGGTGATGCCAACGTTCCACCACTGGGTCACGGAGGAGAAACGGTTCGGGCTCACGTTCCAGACGGCCGCGGATGCGCGCGCATTCGACCGCGGCGTGCGGACCGCCATCGAGGAGCTTTTAGACG GTCTGGGCGGGGCGTGGCCTGCGCTTCACGCGTACAAAAAACACAATCCAGCGCCGGCCGACGAGGATGAGGAGCAAAACATATTTGAG TGTCTAAATCTACCGACGGACTCCCGTTCGAGCTCCGAGAACTCCACGGCCAGCCGCGTCCGACACGCTCACGACCTCACGCAGACGCCCATCCTCTCCGCCATCAACCTGCCGCGCCATCACG ATACAATTAAAACGTACGAGATCCAGTATGAAGATAAAATGGCTGACGACGATCCGGAGCGGTGTCCATACGTACATCTGTCAGCT GTCCACGAATACACGTATCCGCAAGTGGGTCCGGGCGGCATCATCAGCTCCGAAAAGTCCTCACCGAACACCAAACCGCCATTATTGAAGAGAGACTCTG GGTCGATAAAAAAGCATCCGTACAGTGGGCCACCGCCGCTACCCGACAAGAAGCCTACTGAAACCTTCCAGGCCAGGCTCAAGTGCAG ACATTGTCACGAATGGTACCTAGAGAGTGCGAACAGAGCTGGCGCGTGCGAATTCGCTCCCGACGCCTTCAAGACTTGCATCGACGCCGTTTCCTGTATCAAATGTGCAcag TGCATGCTGTACCACTGTATGTCGGACGCGGAGGGCGACTTCGCCATGCACCCGTGCGCATGCGCACCAACAGACCACGCCTGCGCCAAGCG GTGGGTGGGGCTGGCGCTGCTGTCGCTGCTGGTGCCGTGCCTGTGCTGCTACGCGCCGCTGCGCTGCCTGCACCGCGCATGCGCGCGCGCGCACGTGGCCGGCGCCGCGCACCGCCCGAGCGCGCGCGACCAGTAG
- the LOC134675886 gene encoding sprouty-related, EVH1 domain-containing protein 1 isoform X3, which produces MTEASENVCVVRVRAQVMCRDEGTGGWVALGGGGLADVMVGKRQRAAGGDSNGDTSSSSANAPTHDFFIHGKRISDNMVVLECTIKKDFQYNKVMPTFHHWVTEEKRFGLTFQTAADARAFDRGVRTAIEELLDAPADEDEEQNIFECLNLPTDSRSSSENSTASRVRHAHDLTQTPILSAINLPRHHDTIKTYEIQYEDKMADDDPERCPYVHLSAVHEYTYPQVGPGGIISSEKSSPNTKPPLLKRDSGSIKKHPYSGPPPLPDKKPTETFQARLKCRHCHEWYLESANRAGACEFAPDAFKTCIDAVSCIKCAQCMLYHCMSDAEGDFAMHPCACAPTDHACAKRWVGLALLSLLVPCLCCYAPLRCLHRACARAHVAGAAHRPSARDQ; this is translated from the exons TGTCTGCGTGGTGCGTGTGCGGGCGCAAGTGATGTGTCGCGACGAAGGCACCGGCGGCTGGGTCGCCCTCGGGGGCGGAGGCCTGGCCGACGTGATGGTGGGCAAGCGGCAGCGCGCGGCAG GGGGCGACAGTAACGGCGACACGTCATCATCGTCCGCAAACGCACCGACACACGATTTCTTCATACACGGAAAACGGATCAGCGACAACatg GTGGTATTAGAATGCACAATAAAGAAGGATTTCCAATACAACAAGGTGATGCCAACGTTCCACCACTGGGTCACGGAGGAGAAACGGTTCGGGCTCACGTTCCAGACGGCCGCGGATGCGCGCGCATTCGACCGCGGCGTGCGGACCGCCATCGAGGAGCTTTTAGACG CGCCGGCCGACGAGGATGAGGAGCAAAACATATTTGAG TGTCTAAATCTACCGACGGACTCCCGTTCGAGCTCCGAGAACTCCACGGCCAGCCGCGTCCGACACGCTCACGACCTCACGCAGACGCCCATCCTCTCCGCCATCAACCTGCCGCGCCATCACG ATACAATTAAAACGTACGAGATCCAGTATGAAGATAAAATGGCTGACGACGATCCGGAGCGGTGTCCATACGTACATCTGTCAGCT GTCCACGAATACACGTATCCGCAAGTGGGTCCGGGCGGCATCATCAGCTCCGAAAAGTCCTCACCGAACACCAAACCGCCATTATTGAAGAGAGACTCTG GGTCGATAAAAAAGCATCCGTACAGTGGGCCACCGCCGCTACCCGACAAGAAGCCTACTGAAACCTTCCAGGCCAGGCTCAAGTGCAG ACATTGTCACGAATGGTACCTAGAGAGTGCGAACAGAGCTGGCGCGTGCGAATTCGCTCCCGACGCCTTCAAGACTTGCATCGACGCCGTTTCCTGTATCAAATGTGCAcag TGCATGCTGTACCACTGTATGTCGGACGCGGAGGGCGACTTCGCCATGCACCCGTGCGCATGCGCACCAACAGACCACGCCTGCGCCAAGCG GTGGGTGGGGCTGGCGCTGCTGTCGCTGCTGGTGCCGTGCCTGTGCTGCTACGCGCCGCTGCGCTGCCTGCACCGCGCATGCGCGCGCGCGCACGTGGCCGGCGCCGCGCACCGCCCGAGCGCGCGCGACCAGTAG
- the LOC134675886 gene encoding sprouty-related, EVH1 domain-containing protein 1 isoform X2, giving the protein MCRDEGTGGWVALGGGGLADVMVGKRQRAAGGDSNGDTSSSSANAPTHDFFIHGKRISDNMVVLECTIKKDFQYNKVMPTFHHWVTEEKRFGLTFQTAADARAFDRGVRTAIEELLDGLGGAWPALHAYKKHNPAPADEDEEQNIFECLNLPTDSRSSSENSTASRVRHAHDLTQTPILSAINLPRHHDTIKTYEIQYEDKMADDDPERCPYVHLSAVHEYTYPQVGPGGIISSEKSSPNTKPPLLKRDSGSIKKHPYSGPPPLPDKKPTETFQARLKCRHCHEWYLESANRAGACEFAPDAFKTCIDAVSCIKCAQCMLYHCMSDAEGDFAMHPCACAPTDHACAKRWVGLALLSLLVPCLCCYAPLRCLHRACARAHVAGAAHRPSARDQ; this is encoded by the exons ATGTGTCGCGACGAAGGCACCGGCGGCTGGGTCGCTCTCGGGGGCGGAGGCCTGGCCGACGTGATGGTGGGCAAGCGGCAGCGCGCGGCAG GGGGCGACAGTAACGGCGACACGTCATCATCGTCCGCAAACGCACCGACACACGATTTCTTCATACACGGAAAACGGATCAGCGACAACatg GTGGTATTAGAATGCACAATAAAGAAGGATTTCCAATACAACAAGGTGATGCCAACGTTCCACCACTGGGTCACGGAGGAGAAACGGTTCGGGCTCACGTTCCAGACGGCCGCGGATGCGCGCGCATTCGACCGCGGCGTGCGGACCGCCATCGAGGAGCTTTTAGACG GTCTGGGCGGGGCGTGGCCTGCGCTTCACGCGTACAAAAAACACAATCCAGCGCCGGCCGACGAGGATGAGGAGCAAAACATATTTGAG TGTCTAAATCTACCGACGGACTCCCGTTCGAGCTCCGAGAACTCCACGGCCAGCCGCGTCCGACACGCTCACGACCTCACGCAGACGCCCATCCTCTCCGCCATCAACCTGCCGCGCCATCACG ATACAATTAAAACGTACGAGATCCAGTATGAAGATAAAATGGCTGACGACGATCCGGAGCGGTGTCCATACGTACATCTGTCAGCT GTCCACGAATACACGTATCCGCAAGTGGGTCCGGGCGGCATCATCAGCTCCGAAAAGTCCTCACCGAACACCAAACCGCCATTATTGAAGAGAGACTCTG GGTCGATAAAAAAGCATCCGTACAGTGGGCCACCGCCGCTACCCGACAAGAAGCCTACTGAAACCTTCCAGGCCAGGCTCAAGTGCAG ACATTGTCACGAATGGTACCTAGAGAGTGCGAACAGAGCTGGCGCGTGCGAATTCGCTCCCGACGCCTTCAAGACTTGCATCGACGCCGTTTCCTGTATCAAATGTGCAcag TGCATGCTGTACCACTGTATGTCGGACGCGGAGGGCGACTTCGCCATGCACCCGTGCGCATGCGCACCAACAGACCACGCCTGCGCCAAGCG GTGGGTGGGGCTGGCGCTGCTGTCGCTGCTGGTGCCGTGCCTGTGCTGCTACGCGCCGCTGCGCTGCCTGCACCGCGCATGCGCGCGCGCGCACGTGGCCGGCGCCGCGCACCGCCCGAGCGCGCGCGACCAGTAG